The following are encoded together in the Oncorhynchus kisutch isolate 150728-3 unplaced genomic scaffold, Okis_V2 scaffold673, whole genome shotgun sequence genome:
- the LOC109887791 gene encoding protocadherin-17, with protein MYLSILFFLLLWAQALALKNLNYSVNEEQGPGTVIGNIAKDAKLGLGQGGQGKKSNFRVLENSAPHLIDVDPESGLLYTKQRIDRETLCRRNPKCQLSMEVFANDKEICMIKVDIVDINDNSPTFPSDQIDIDISENAAPGTRFPLTSAHDPDAGENGLKTYQITRDDYNLFSLDVKSRGDGTKFPELVIQRPLDREERNHHTLILTATDGGEYPRSGTMQINVKVIDSNDNSPVFEQPSYVVEIPENSPPGKVVIDLNATDPDEGSNGQVVYSFSGYAPDRIRELFSIDSRTGVIKIQGEIDYEENPIIEIDVQAKDLGPNPIPGHCKVTVNVIDRNDNWPSIGFVSVRQGAISEAAPPGTVIALVRVTDKDSGRNGKLQCRVLGNVPFKLEENYDNFYTVVTDRPLDREQQDEYNVTIVAKDNGTPPLNSTKSFAVKILDENDNVPRFTKAVYLLQVPENNIPGEYLGSVLALDPDLGQNGTVFYSILNSNVSGGDVNTFVNVNAANGAIYAVRSFNYEQIKFFDFKVLAKDAGSPHLESNTTVRVSVLDVNDNIPVIVLPLLLNDTAEIHVPRNVGVGYVVTTVRAVDNDYGESGRLTYEISDGNEEHLFEMDPVTGEVRTAHPFWEDVSPMVELIIRVMDHGKPTLTTAARLIVKAYSGPLPGGEPHINEEHHNWDTSLPLIVTLSIISMMLLAAMVTIAVKCKRENKEIRTYNCRIAEYSHPQLGKGKKKKINKNDIMLVQSEVEERDAMNVMNVVSSPSLATSPMYFDYQTRLPLSSPRSEVMYLKPTANNLSVPQGQGHGVGCHTSFTGPVTNTTDTPSSRMSIIQVGTRNHSTRFLLIYVNLCLFR; from the coding sequence ATGTATCTTTCCATTTTATTTTTCCTTCTCCTTTGGGCTCAAGCCCTGGCTTTGAAAAACTTGAATTATTCCGTTAACGAAGAGCAAGGACCGGGAACGGTTATAGGCAACATCGCTAAAGATGCTAAACTCGGTCTCGGGCAAGGAGGACAAGGGAAAAAATCAAACTTCAGAGTTCTGGAGAATTCAGCACCGCATCTCATCGATGTGGACCCGGAGAGCGGGCTGCTCTATACCAAGCAACGCATCGACAGGGAAACACTGTGTCGGCGGAACCCCAAATGTCAGCTCTCCATGGAGGTATTTGCTAACGACAAAGAGATCTGCATGATTAAGGTAGATATAGTCGACATCAATGACAACTCGCCCACGTTCCCTTCTGATCAGATTGATATTGACATTTCTGAGAACGCAGCCCCGGGCACCCGCTTCCCGCTTACTAGCGCTCATGACCCGGACGCTGGGGAGAACGGGCTAAAAACCTACCAGATCACACGAGACGACTACAATCTGTTTTCTTTGGATGTAAAATCCCGCGGGGACGGAACTAAATTTCCCGAGTTAGTTATTCAACGGCCGTTAGACCGGGAGGAACGTAACCATCACACCCTCATCCTAACCGCTACGGACGGCGGGGAGTATCCCAGATCAGGAACCATGCAGATTAATGTGAAAGTTATTGACTCTAACGATAACAGCCCTGTGTTTGAACAGCCCTCTTATGTTGTAGAAATCCCAGAAAACTCCCCACCTGGGAAAGTAGTGATAGATTTAAACGCCACAGACCCAGACGAGGGTTCCAATGGTCAGGTGGTTTATTCATTCAGCGGTTACGCCCCGGATAGAATCAGAGAACTCTTCTCCATAGATTCTAGAACGGGAGTCATAAAAATCCAAGGAGAGATTGACTACGAGGAGAACCCTATTATAGAAATAGATGTTCAGGCTAAGGATTTAGGCCCTAACCCCATCCCAGGCCACTGTAAAGTAACTGTGAATGTGATTGACAGGAATGACAACTGGCCCTCCATAGGGTTTGTGTCTGTGAGGCAGGGGGCCATTAGCGAGGCAGCCCCACCAGGCACGGTCATCGCCCTGGTCAGAGTCACGGATAAAGACTCTGGGAGGAACGGGAAGCTCCAGTGTCGAGTCTTGGGGAACGTTCCGTTTAAACTAGAGGAGAACTACGACAACTTCTACACCGTGGTGACGGACAGGCCTCTGGACAGAGAACAGCAGGACGAGTACAACGTCACCATCGTCGCCAAGGACAACGGCACGCCGCCCCTTAACTCCACCAAGTCGTTCGCGGTGAAGATTCTAGACGAGAACGATAATGTTCCGCGTTTCACCAAAGCTGTGTATCTGCTCCAGGTGCCGGAGAACAACATCCCCGGGGAGTATCTGGGTTCCGTCCTCGCTCTAGACCCGGACCTGGGCCAGAACGGAACCGTGTTCTACTCCATCCTCAACTCCAACGTGAGCGGAGGAGATGTCAACACCTTCGTGAACGTGAACGCGGCCAACGGGGCGATCTACGCCGTGAGGTCATTCAACTACGAACAAATCAAATTCTTTGATTTTAAGGTCTTGGCGAAGGATGCTGGGTCTCCTCACCTGGAGAGCAACACCACGGTCAGGGTCAGCGTCTTAGACGTTAACGACAATATCCCCGTCATCGTTCTCCCGCTGCTCCTGAACGACACGGCGGAGATCCACGTGCCACGGAACGTCGGCGTGGGTTACGTCGTCACCACGGTGAGGGCGGTCGACAACGATTACGGCGAGAGCGGGCGGTTGACCTACGAGATCTCCGACGGTAACGAGGAGCATCTGTTCGAGATGGACCCGGTGACGGGCGAGGTACGGACCGCCCACCCCTTCTGGGAGGACGTCAGCCCCATGGTGGAGCTGATCATCAGGGTGATGGACCACGGGAAGCCCACCCTCACCACCGCCGCACGCCTCATCGTCAAGGCCTACAGCGGACCGCTGCCGGGCGGCGAGCCCCACATCAACGAAGAGCATCACAACTGGGACACCTCGCTGCCTCTCATCGTCACCTTATCCATCATCTCTATGATGCTGCTGGCTGCCATGGTAACCATCGCCGTGAAGTGCAAACGGGAGAACAAGGAGATCAGGACGTACAACTGCCGCATCGCGGAGTACTCTCACCCGCAGCTGGGCAAAGGCAAGAAGAAGAAGATCAACAAGAATGACATCATGCTAGTTCAGAGCGAGGTGGAGGAACGGGACGCCATGAACGTCATGAACGTGGTGAGCTCCCCGTCGCTCGCCACCTCCCCCATGTATTTCGATTACCAGACGCGGCTGCCGCTGAGCTCGCCCAGGTCGGAGGTCATGTACCTCAAGCCCACGGCCAACAACCTGTCGGTGCCCCAGGGACAGGGCCACGGCGTCGGCTGTCACACGTCCTTCACTGGCCCGGTGACTAACACCACAGATACCCCCAGTAGCAGGATGTCCATTATACAGGTAGGAACAAGAAACCATTCAACTAGGTTTTTATTGATTTATGTGAACCTTTGTTTGTTTAGGTGa